In a single window of the Candidatus Thermoplasmatota archaeon genome:
- a CDS encoding 2-oxoacid:acceptor oxidoreductase subunit alpha: MVERFISGNVACAEGALKAGCRFFAGYPITPSTEIAEHMALELPKYDGIFIQMEDELASMAAILGASAAGTKSMTATSGPGFSLMMENLGLGIMMELPCVLVNIQRAGPSTGLPTLAAQGDMMQARWGSHGSYEIIALTPSSPQELYDLTIRAFNLAEEYSTPVLVMSDEIVGHMCERVSLHSEIEIKNRKIPSRPKAKYRVYETGEDLIPTIPNAGTGYRIHLTGLTHDERGYPAINAETQERLVKRLNDKITKNAASLVRVEQLFTEDAEVIVVAYGITARIAAAAVREARSNNIKAGLLRLITVWPFPDSVLKELASREKLRSLIVPELNYGQIYYEVERCSRGKSTTLVPKMGGEAHTCNEIYSAIKKSVSK, encoded by the coding sequence ATGGTTGAGAGATTCATAAGCGGTAATGTTGCATGTGCGGAAGGTGCTCTTAAGGCAGGCTGCCGCTTCTTCGCAGGCTATCCTATTACGCCTAGCACAGAGATAGCGGAGCACATGGCTTTGGAGCTACCCAAATATGATGGTATTTTCATTCAGATGGAAGACGAGCTTGCTTCTATGGCTGCTATTCTAGGCGCTAGCGCTGCAGGCACCAAATCAATGACCGCTACTAGCGGACCAGGCTTTAGCTTGATGATGGAAAATCTTGGGCTAGGCATTATGATGGAACTTCCGTGCGTTCTAGTTAACATTCAGCGTGCAGGTCCAAGCACTGGTCTGCCAACCCTTGCAGCGCAGGGCGATATGATGCAAGCGCGTTGGGGCTCGCATGGTAGCTACGAAATAATTGCGTTAACGCCTTCTTCACCTCAGGAGCTCTATGACCTTACAATTAGAGCTTTCAATCTAGCTGAAGAATACAGTACTCCTGTACTTGTTATGAGCGACGAAATAGTAGGGCATATGTGTGAAAGGGTTTCTTTGCATAGCGAAATTGAAATTAAAAATCGCAAAATACCATCTAGACCAAAAGCTAAATATCGCGTTTACGAGACTGGCGAAGATTTGATACCTACAATACCTAATGCAGGTACGGGCTATAGAATACATTTAACAGGTTTAACTCATGACGAGCGCGGCTACCCGGCAATAAATGCAGAAACTCAAGAGAGGCTGGTAAAAAGGCTTAACGACAAAATAACAAAAAATGCAGCCAGCCTTGTAAGGGTAGAGCAGTTATTTACTGAGGATGCTGAAGTAATTGTAGTAGCCTACGGCATTACTGCAAGAATTGCAGCTGCAGCTGTGAGAGAAGCTCGTAGCAACAACATAAAAGCAGGTTTACTCAGATTGATTACTGTATGGCCTTTTCCAGATAGCGTTTTGAAAGAGCTAGCTTCTCGCGAAAAACTTAGATCTTTAATAGTACCTGAACTTAACTACGGTCAGATTTACTATGAAGTAGAGCGTTGCAGCAGAGGGAAGAGCACAACGCTTGTACCTAAAATGGGTGGCGAAGCTCATACCTGTAATGAAATTTACAGTGCTATAAAAAAGAGCGTGAGTAAATGA